Genomic segment of Iocasia fonsfrigidae:
AAGCGAACGACAAGCGGAGTTAATATAATTGGCTGGAACGGAAAAGTGCAATATTTATCCTCAGGGTATATCCCCTCTATAAAATCATGACCTACTATATCTAAAACAAATACATATTGTTATTATTCTACCTTAATTATTAAATAAATATGGGGAATTTCCTGCATTACATCTTAAAAAATTTTATTTGCAAACCATTACCCATAGGTAGAAAGGTTTTAATTGTTAAACACAAAAAATACACCTCTTTTAAAGAGATGTATTTTTTAATAAAAATATATAAAACCAGAAGTTCTTATCCAAGACAACTTTACTTACACAATTCCAATCGTCTTAAAGATAAATACAAAACCAGTCATAGTAAAAACTGATAACAAGGTAGTTGTCATAATAATATTAGATGAAAGCTTCTCATCCCCATTCATAGCCGCTGTCATAATATATGATACAAGTGAAGTAGGCACCCCAAATAATATATATATCAGCAGGATATCTTCATTAGAAAAGCCCAGCAGGTGTGCACAAAATACCGCAGTTGCCGGTAGAATAATCAATTTTAACATACTGGCTAATAAAGGCTGAAATAAATTTTGAACCGATTTCTGCAAACTAAAGGTGGCACCTATTGTAATTAAAGCCAGTGGTGTTACTACTACTTCAAAGTAACCCATAGTACGTGTTAAAATTATAGGTAGGCTTAGTTCGAATCGAGAGGCAACGACACCTGCTAGTATAGCAATTATTAAAGGATTTTTGACAATGTTTGATAGCGTTTTTTTGATACTAATATTACTACCCTTACTTGTATCAGTAACTGTTAAGACTATAACAGCAAGTATATTATATAAAGGTATAACAAAAGCCAGTACTAGCGGGGCTTTACTCCCTATTGAACCAGTTATGTTTTCCATAATTGATAAACCTATATAAAGGAAATTTCCCCTAAATGAACTATGAATAAATGCCCCTAACCTTGATCTTTCTCTGATAAAAATTAGACCTAAAATCCAGATAAAAACAACACTTAAAATAGTCCCCATAACAACAAATACAGTGAATTTAATATCAAAATAATCACTAATGGAAGTTTTCATTACATCACGAAATAATTTAATAGGTAAAGCTATATTAAAAATAAGTTTATTGGCTGCTTTTACAAAACCGTTACCTACTATTTCTTTCTTTTTTAAGATATAACCAGTAAACATAACCAAAAATATCGGAACTACAATACTTATACTAAATATAAAATTATCTATCATATATAAACTTTCCCTCTTTTGGATATAGTAATTATATTATTTCAACATTTGATACAGAAAAACAGAGGATCATAAAAATCCCCTGTCTATTGATATTATTTCTCAGGACGCATTGTTGGGAATAAAATAATATCTCTGATAGAACTTGAATTGGTTAGTAACATAACCAATCTATCTATGCCAATACCTAACCCACCAGTGGGAGGCATACCATACTCCAGAGCCCTGACATAGTCCTCATCCATCATCTGAGCTTCATCATCACCAGCTTCACGCTGTTTAACTTGATCCTCAAATCGTTCTTTTTGATCGACAGGATCATTTAACTCGGTGAAGGCATTACCTATTTCCCATCCATAGATAAAGGGTTCAAACCTATAAGTAAATTCAGGATTTTCATCCATTTTAGTGGCTAGTGGTGATATTTCTAAGGGATAGTCCATTATAAATGTAGGTTGTATTAACTTCTCTTCTACTCTTTCCTCGAAAAGAAGATTCAGCACTCTCCCTTTACTATAATTATTATCTACTTCTATCCCTACACCTTTAGCAGCCTCTCGGGCCTCTTCATCAGTTTTTATAGCACTAACGTCTACT
This window contains:
- a CDS encoding AEC family transporter, producing the protein MIDNFIFSISIVVPIFLVMFTGYILKKKEIVGNGFVKAANKLIFNIALPIKLFRDVMKTSISDYFDIKFTVFVVMGTILSVVFIWILGLIFIRERSRLGAFIHSSFRGNFLYIGLSIMENITGSIGSKAPLVLAFVIPLYNILAVIVLTVTDTSKGSNISIKKTLSNIVKNPLIIAILAGVVASRFELSLPIILTRTMGYFEVVVTPLALITIGATFSLQKSVQNLFQPLLASMLKLIILPATAVFCAHLLGFSNEDILLIYILFGVPTSLVSYIMTAAMNGDEKLSSNIIMTTTLLSVFTMTGFVFIFKTIGIV